A stretch of Telopea speciosissima isolate NSW1024214 ecotype Mountain lineage chromosome 11, Tspe_v1, whole genome shotgun sequence DNA encodes these proteins:
- the LOC122644864 gene encoding secreted RxLR effector protein 161-like: MEDSKPVSTPMVVCCKLSLNDESASVDQTKYRSMIGTLLYLTASRPDIMQSVCLVTRFQSNPKETHLLAVNRIFRYIKGIMEYGLWYPKTENFSLTTFLDADWAGSIDDRKSTSGGAFFLGKSLVAWHSKKQESVSLSTAEAEYIVAAASCTQGLWMQRQISDFGLSSDGPVTIMCDNMSAINIFKNPVQHSRTKHIDIRYHCLKEKVTSNAVRLEFVSTTDQVPDIFTKPLPKDNFERLRDKLGVVTYRPP, translated from the coding sequence ATGGAGGATAGCAAACCAGTAAGTACCCCCATGGTTGTTTGTTGTAAGCTGAGTTTAAATGATGAGTCAGCTTCAGTGGATCAAACAAAATACAGGTCAATGATTGGGACTTTACTGTATCTGACAGCATCACGACCGGATATAATGCAATCAGTTTGTTTGGTTACAAGGTTTCAGTCCAATCCTAAGGAGACACATCTATTGGCAGTTAATAGGATTTTCAGGTACATTAAAGGCATAATGGAATATGGGTTGTGGTATCCAAAAACTGAGAATTTCTCTCTTACAACATTTttagatgcagattgggctgggaGTATAGATGACAGAAAAAGCACCAGTGGTGGTGCATTCTTTTTGGGGAAAAGTTTGGTAGCATGGCATAGTAAAAAGCAGGAATCTGTTTCACTTTCTACAGCTGAGGCCGAGTATATTGTAGCAGCGGCTAGTTGTACACAAGGACTGTGGATGCAAAGGCAGATTTCAGATTTTGGTCTTTCAAGTGATGGACCTGTGACTATTATGTGTGATAATATGAGTGCCATCAACATTTTCAAGAACCCTGTACAACATTCaagaaccaagcatattgatatTAGATATCATTGCTTGAAAGAAAAGGTCACATCGAATGCAGTGAGATTGGAATTTGTGTCTACAACTGACCAAGTAcccgacatcttcaccaagcCACTCCCAAAAGACAACTTTGAGAGACTTCGAGACAAGCTTGGGGTGGTTACTTATAGGCCACCTTAG